Proteins co-encoded in one Uloborus diversus isolate 005 chromosome 9, Udiv.v.3.1, whole genome shotgun sequence genomic window:
- the LOC129229626 gene encoding leukocyte elastase inhibitor-like produces MELQLLFLVFVLLLSDIQASNPDSEEVQSSAEVRPTPGAYTSSDAELVAGIINDFSFKLLEKMNSNFNSAISPISIFLALAMTYLGSGGRTERQLENVLGLDRHDLHGIRLHEDLSKLMSTLPPESSEFKLKAANALVVDKNFKPKSKFVEDLSNFYSIMLDEIDFRNGNVVVDRVNRWVAEQTENAITRVLEKPPDPESGMILLNAIYFSGTWETQFPPNSTAIKPFTLSDGTLIKVPFMSMPKIRLKYFQELTFKHSFVRLPYKGNHISMIIALPDELGTPDFEMSHDRLCRIRSAMKHYEIDVLSIPKFRIEFSRQLNGPLATLGAPDMFDPNAANFSGMREEKGLFVSSINHKVLLEVDEKGSIAAAVTTVSLVRLSLARKLKFIADRPFKFYIVDERNGLILFMGKVTNPSGESTTNTPKKDTIKPSTESAVRPPTRNTANDLSPSDTATTVQPRRRPARISQIRRPYWIDIPNRTMRIFLHYTRLV; encoded by the exons ATGGAGTTACAACTCTTGTTCCTTGTCTTCGTTTTGCTCTTGTCTGACATACAAGCTTCCAACCCAGACAGTGAAGAAGTACAGAGCAGCGCAGAAGTACGTCCGACACCAGGAGCCTACACCTCTTCCGATGCAGAACTCGTCGCCGGAATAATAAacgatttttcttttaagttactGGAAAAAATGAACTCAAACTTCAACTCAGCCATCAGTCCGATCAGCATATTCCTTGCCCTGGCGATGACTTACTTAGGCTCTGGAGGCAGGACAGAACGGCAGCTAGAAAATGTCCTCGGATTGGACAGACACGATCTTCACGGGATTAGACTACATGAAGACTTGTCAAAACTCATGTCCACACTGCCGCCAGAGAGTTCTGAGTTCAAGCTGAAAGCTGCGAATGCGTTGGTCGTTGACAAGAACTTCAAACCCAAATCTAAGTTTGTGGAAGATCTCAGCAATTTTTACTCAATAATGCTAGACGAAATCGATTTCAGAAATGGGAACGTTGTTGTGGATAGGGTGAACAGATGGGTTGCTGAGCAAACAGAAAACGCCATTACAAGGGTTCTAGAGAAACCTCCTGATCCAGAATCGGGAATGATTCTGTTGAATGCCATTTACTTCAGTGGGACTTGGGAGACGCAGTTTCCTCCAAACTCGACAGCCATCAAGCCGTTTACTCTTTCGGATGGAACGTTGATAAAA GTTCCATTCATGTCCATGCCGAAGATCAGACTGAAATACTTTCAAGAACTGACCTTCAAGCACTCTTTTGTGAGATTACCGTACAAAGGAAATCATATATCGATGATAATTGCTTTGCCAGACGAACTTGGAACGCCTGACTTTGAAATGAGTCATGACCGCCTTTGTCGTATCCGCAGCGCCATGAAACACTACGAAATCGATGTCCTGTCTATCCCCAAATTCCGCATCGAGTTTTCTCGTCAGCTGAACGGTCCATTGGCGACACTTGGCGCACCCGATATGTTCGATCCCAATGCCGCCAATTTCTCCGGAATGCGGGAAGAGAAAGGCCTCTTCGTTTCGTCGATCAACCACAAAGTCTTGCTCGAAGTCGACGAAAAAGGCAGCATTGCTGCTGCTGTAACCACAGTTTCGCTTGTGCGCCTCTCTCTCGCGAGAAAACTGAAATTCATTGCTGATagaccattcaaattttacatcgTAGATGAGCGAAACGGATTGATTCTCTTCATGGGAAAAGTTACAAATCCATCAGGAGAAAGCACCACCAACACGCCAAAGAAAGATACTATCAAACCATCAACAGAAAGTGCAGTCAGACCTCCAACAAGAAATACAGCCAATGATCTAAGTCCGAGTGATACTGCGACAACAGTCCAACCTCGAAGAAGACCAGCACGGATCTCTCAAATACGACGACCCTATTGGATTGATATTCCGAACCGTACCATGAGAATATTTCTTCATTATACAAGACTAGTTTGA